The following coding sequences are from one Nicotiana tomentosiformis chromosome 3, ASM39032v3, whole genome shotgun sequence window:
- the LOC104109138 gene encoding pectinesterase 1: MESMNLVKGYGKINLSEDPASSLSTRRAAHKRRLTIALILTLFLTLLICALVGAFIHASNSKDRTPSVSSNSADSLKAVCAVTQHPESCFDSISSLQSSPPKPDPEQFLNLSLQATIRELNNVSSLPKTLISKVNDPGTVSALKDCVSLFDDALSQLNQSAELLKVGPGEKALTEKKVKDMQTWISASMTDQDTCLEGLDEMGSPLVGEVKARVQNAKEYMSNTLAILSNMPSLLQKFGITLH; the protein is encoded by the coding sequence ATGGAATCTATGAACTTAGTCAAAGGCTATGGCAAAATTAACCTTTCAGAAGATCCAGCTTCTTCTTTGTCTACTCGCAGAGCCGCCCACAAGCGCCGCCTCACCATCGCCCTCATCCTCACCCTCTTTCTAACTCTACTCATCTGCGCATTGGTCGGCGCGTTTATCCACGCGTCAAATTCCAAAGACCGAACACCATCTGTATCATCCAACTCGGCCGATTCGCTCAAAGCCGTGTGCGCAGTGACTCAGCATCCCGAGTCTTGCTTTGACTCCATATCTTCCCTCCAGAGCAGCCCACCCAAACCCGACCCGGAACAATTCCTGAACCTCTCCCTTCAAGCAACAATTAGAGAATTAAACAACGTCTCTTCGCTCCCGAAGACGCTGATCTCGAAAGTCAATGACCCGGGAACAGTGTCGGCGTTGAAGGACTGCGTCAGCTTGTTCGATGACGCGCTGAGTCAACTCAACCAGTCGGCCGAGTTGCTCAAAGTGGGTCCTGGTGAGAAGGCTTTGACGGAGAAGAAGGTGAAGGACATGCAAACATGGATCAGCGCTTCAATGACTGATCAGGACACGTGTTTGGAGGGACTGGATGAAATGGGATCGCCGTTGGTTGGGGAAGTGAAAGCGCGGGTGCAGAATGCTAAAGAGTACATGAGCAACACCTTAGCAATTCTCAGTAATATGCCTAGCCTTCTTCAAAAGTTTGGTATcactttgcattga